One genomic segment of Desulforamulus reducens MI-1 includes these proteins:
- a CDS encoding methyl-accepting chemotaxis protein, whose amino-acid sequence MFKNKTSLNFQISFIFIALLIISIVTISYYTLYNLKKEIEKVTLESQQTKAKSVVMNVEDFINTSMTIVRFSSNLPEVKDMSAVSLIREEFKGVPENADLEKRNIAKSLLKEYPDFAYFESFTGDKGINIMLEPYKYQVGLSRMDFAFRDWFKGATGSMNTYISEVYLSASINKHVVAISTPIKDEYSQLTGVWLGALTLDVLSEKVKNLTFGRTGKIYLVDKNGVIAAHPNKEFTSKITKLDKHPIVSKLLNGQSGTGYYYEPLEKTDVIATFMPVGKTGWGVVVEQSVSEAFGFLNDITHNVIITSLVVSLLAMLFVLCYTRRITKPIDNISTLAAHVAQGDLNVEVQVCHSNSDLEKLTTSFKLMVEHLKNLIEEITLEGQRVHETAKQLSVSTQQTSIVASENASAMSQISSAVENVSDSTIRVSGHSQKVINLAQDGKVAIDNVIKQMDNISNSTNRVSSVVSNLTDNSSKITQIVDLINQIAEQTNLLALNAAIEAARAGEYGRGFSVVADEVKRLSEQSSAATKEIYQLISNIHRDSHTAVASIGENVGVVKDGITITSQAGDSFENINQLLQTLNNEITSVAASIEQIAAGIQHIAGSTEEQTASSEEIASLSESLLTVANQLNKTAEKFK is encoded by the coding sequence GTGTTTAAAAATAAAACATCACTTAATTTTCAAATTTCTTTTATTTTTATAGCATTACTAATTATCTCTATAGTAACCATCAGTTATTACACCCTTTACAATCTCAAAAAAGAAATTGAAAAAGTTACCTTGGAAAGCCAACAAACTAAGGCTAAGTCCGTGGTTATGAATGTGGAAGATTTTATAAATACCTCTATGACCATTGTTCGGTTCTCGTCTAATCTTCCTGAAGTAAAGGATATGTCAGCTGTAAGCCTAATTAGGGAAGAGTTTAAGGGTGTTCCGGAAAACGCAGATCTTGAAAAACGGAATATAGCAAAGTCTCTACTTAAAGAGTATCCCGATTTTGCTTATTTTGAATCCTTTACTGGTGATAAGGGGATTAACATTATGCTTGAACCCTATAAATACCAAGTGGGACTATCAAGAATGGATTTTGCCTTTAGGGACTGGTTTAAAGGAGCAACAGGTTCAATGAATACCTATATTTCTGAGGTTTATCTGTCTGCCTCCATTAATAAACATGTCGTTGCCATTTCAACACCTATAAAGGATGAATACAGTCAGCTTACTGGGGTTTGGTTAGGTGCCTTAACCCTGGATGTATTAAGTGAAAAAGTTAAAAACCTTACCTTTGGTCGTACTGGGAAAATATACCTTGTTGATAAAAATGGTGTTATAGCCGCGCACCCCAATAAGGAATTCACATCTAAAATTACCAAATTAGATAAACATCCCATTGTAAGTAAGTTACTTAATGGACAATCCGGAACAGGCTATTACTATGAACCCTTGGAAAAAACAGACGTAATTGCCACCTTTATGCCTGTTGGAAAAACTGGTTGGGGAGTTGTTGTAGAACAAAGTGTGTCTGAGGCATTTGGGTTTCTTAATGACATTACCCATAATGTAATAATCACTAGTCTGGTCGTTAGTTTGCTGGCAATGCTATTTGTTCTTTGTTACACCCGACGCATTACAAAACCTATCGACAATATTTCAACCTTAGCAGCCCATGTTGCCCAAGGAGATCTAAATGTTGAAGTACAGGTCTGTCACTCTAACTCTGACTTAGAAAAATTAACAACTTCTTTTAAGCTAATGGTTGAACATCTAAAAAATTTAATTGAGGAAATAACCCTAGAAGGTCAAAGAGTACATGAAACAGCCAAACAGTTATCTGTTAGTACTCAGCAGACCTCCATTGTTGCCAGTGAAAATGCTTCTGCTATGTCGCAAATTTCCTCTGCAGTAGAAAATGTTTCCGACAGCACCATACGAGTATCTGGCCACTCCCAAAAAGTAATAAACTTAGCTCAGGATGGCAAAGTAGCCATAGACAACGTTATTAAACAAATGGATAATATAAGTAATTCAACCAATAGGGTATCCTCTGTTGTATCAAATTTGACCGATAACTCATCCAAAATCACACAAATAGTTGATTTAATCAATCAAATTGCTGAGCAAACAAACCTATTAGCTCTTAATGCAGCTATTGAAGCTGCTCGGGCAGGTGAATATGGCCGGGGTTTTTCTGTAGTTGCAGATGAGGTAAAAAGACTGTCTGAGCAATCCTCTGCAGCTACTAAGGAGATATACCAGTTGATATCAAATATTCATAGGGACTCCCATACTGCCGTTGCCTCCATCGGAGAAAATGTAGGTGTCGTTAAGGACGGAATAACAATTACTTCACAGGCTGGAGATTCCTTTGAAAACATCAATCAACTGCTGCAAACCCTTAACAATGAGATTACGAGCGTGGCAGCTTCCATCGAACAGATTGCCGCAGGAATACAGCATATCGCTGGTTCTACCGAAGAACAAACAGCCTCCTCTGAAGAAATTGCTTCCCTGTCTGAATCCCTATTAACGGTGGCAAACCAACTCAATAAAACTGCGGAGAAATTTAAATAA
- the yqeC gene encoding selenium cofactor biosynthesis protein YqeC: MKFINALDLKQREMICLVGAGGKTSIMYQLAKELSGTGARVLVTTTTKMFDWQLKSCCNEVLIDNEESLLVKIKQYRSQTNLLAVCSGVFGEKIRGLSKEALDEIYSLQLFDYILVEADGSRGKSLKAPADHEPVLPTLTTTVLAVAGVDILGYPLNEETVHRPHLVNQITSEHLGQPVSVTTLIKVLRHYERVVKKSVPSLNWVPIFNKVDTPEDKQNARNVARKLLSSSTQKVLLTSALVSDPVLEVVP; this comes from the coding sequence ATGAAATTCATCAATGCTTTGGATTTAAAGCAGAGGGAAATGATCTGTCTGGTGGGGGCTGGCGGCAAAACCAGCATTATGTATCAGCTTGCCAAGGAATTATCAGGGACTGGTGCCAGGGTGCTGGTAACCACCACAACGAAAATGTTTGACTGGCAGCTAAAAAGCTGCTGCAATGAGGTTCTGATAGATAATGAAGAGTCTCTTCTTGTTAAAATAAAACAATACAGGTCTCAAACCAATCTGCTGGCAGTTTGTTCAGGTGTGTTTGGTGAAAAAATTAGAGGTTTGAGCAAGGAAGCCTTGGATGAAATTTACTCTTTACAATTGTTTGATTATATTCTGGTGGAAGCCGATGGTTCCCGGGGAAAATCACTAAAGGCCCCGGCTGATCATGAGCCAGTGTTACCTACCTTAACCACCACTGTATTAGCTGTGGCTGGAGTCGATATTTTGGGGTATCCTTTAAACGAAGAAACGGTACACCGCCCCCACTTGGTGAACCAGATAACCAGTGAACACTTAGGGCAGCCGGTGTCAGTAACTACCCTGATCAAAGTTCTACGTCACTATGAAAGGGTTGTAAAAAAATCGGTCCCCAGCCTTAATTGGGTTCCTATTTTTAATAAAGTAGATACTCCAGAGGATAAGCAGAATGCAAGGAATGTGGCCAGGAAGCTGTTGTCATCTTCCACCCAGAAAGTTTTGCTTACCTCCGCCCTGGTTTCCGATCCAGTCCTGGAGGTGGTACCATGA
- a CDS encoding nucleotidyltransferase family protein — MISGVILAAGLSRRMGCPKQLLQLGNKTLLEHVVTHALRARLDEVIVVTGAYREDIKQALEGYAVNFVNNDRYEEGQGTSLAAGISAVSPKAKGILFLLADQPFVCPEMMNRISDAFLETGAPIVRAGANGHPVLFASDFREQLLQLRGDSGGRQIIEKMKNKLLTIKPCPYFVSLDIDTPDQYRRILALYTGSQGF; from the coding sequence ATGATTTCAGGAGTGATTCTGGCTGCGGGACTTTCCCGTCGAATGGGTTGTCCCAAACAACTATTACAGTTAGGCAATAAAACACTGCTGGAGCATGTGGTGACCCATGCCCTGCGGGCTCGGTTGGATGAAGTGATTGTGGTTACGGGAGCTTACCGGGAGGACATAAAGCAAGCCCTAGAGGGCTATGCTGTAAACTTTGTGAATAACGATCGCTATGAAGAAGGGCAAGGCACTTCATTGGCCGCCGGTATCTCTGCCGTATCTCCCAAAGCCAAGGGAATATTGTTTTTACTGGCCGATCAACCCTTTGTATGTCCGGAGATGATGAATCGAATTAGCGATGCTTTTCTGGAAACAGGGGCTCCCATTGTCAGAGCAGGAGCAAACGGCCACCCGGTGCTTTTTGCCAGCGATTTTAGGGAGCAACTTTTGCAACTTAGGGGCGATTCCGGTGGCCGGCAGATTATTGAGAAGATGAAAAACAAGCTTCTAACCATCAAGCCCTGTCCATACTTTGTTTCGTTGGATATTGATACACCGGACCAGTATCGAAGAATTCTGGCCCTTTACACAGGATCTCAAGGGTTTTAA
- a CDS encoding molybdopterin-binding protein, with amino-acid sequence MGKILSHDITKIVKDEFKGPAFKKGHIIQTQDIEEFLKLGKEHVYVLELEGGEIHEDEAGSRLARAAAGAGVRCSQPKESRVNLFAECAGLLKINLDALDAINDLPDVILSTLPNHSVVKEGDMLAGTKVIPLVIKEEILAQAERIINKAGNILQVVPFLEKKVGLIVTGSEVYKGRITDTFGPVLSEKMASYGATVIELAYAPDDAQVIAEKINHAIEKGADIILVSGGMSVDPDDVTPLGIRNSGAEIIKYGAPALPGAMFLMAYKGDVAVLGIPACGMYFRTTVLDLVLPRLLAGDRISRRDIVKLAHGGLCRACSPCHYPNCTFGIGDSWN; translated from the coding sequence GTGGGGAAAATTCTTTCCCATGATATCACAAAAATAGTAAAGGATGAATTCAAAGGCCCTGCCTTTAAAAAAGGACATATCATTCAGACCCAGGATATTGAAGAATTTCTCAAATTAGGTAAGGAGCATGTCTATGTATTGGAACTTGAAGGGGGAGAAATTCATGAAGATGAGGCTGGCAGCCGGTTGGCCAGAGCAGCTGCTGGTGCCGGTGTTCGGTGCAGTCAGCCGAAAGAAAGCAGAGTAAATTTATTTGCTGAATGTGCGGGCCTATTAAAGATTAATCTTGATGCTTTGGATGCCATTAATGACTTGCCGGATGTTATTTTATCCACTCTACCTAACCATAGCGTGGTAAAGGAGGGGGATATGCTGGCAGGGACCAAGGTGATTCCCCTGGTGATTAAAGAAGAGATTTTAGCACAGGCAGAGAGAATTATAAACAAAGCAGGGAATATTCTTCAAGTGGTACCCTTTTTAGAGAAAAAAGTTGGTTTGATTGTTACTGGCAGTGAAGTATACAAAGGTAGAATTACAGATACCTTTGGGCCGGTTTTGTCAGAAAAGATGGCTTCCTATGGGGCAACTGTCATCGAATTGGCCTATGCACCAGATGATGCCCAAGTGATTGCGGAAAAAATCAACCATGCCATAGAAAAAGGGGCAGATATAATCTTGGTATCCGGCGGTATGTCCGTAGATCCAGATGATGTAACCCCCCTAGGTATTCGAAATTCTGGGGCGGAAATAATAAAATATGGCGCACCGGCTTTACCTGGAGCCATGTTTTTGATGGCTTACAAGGGTGATGTGGCTGTACTGGGGATTCCAGCCTGTGGAATGTATTTCCGAACAACAGTGTTGGACTTGGTATTACCGCGCCTGCTGGCGGGAGACCGAATTAGCCGACGGGATATTGTGAAACTTGCCCATGGTGGACTCTGTCGTGCTTGTTCTCCGTGCCACTATCCTAACTGTACCTTTGGCATAGGAGACTCCTGGAATTAG